tatttcttttagtgtatatatatatattgttattatttcgttaatatttcttttaatgtataattgttatcatttttttaatatatcttaaaacattttaagcatcaatctgtgatatattttcattttaaatgttttgtcacAGAGCAAAAATAAAGCATGTAATCACCAAGATTATTGTACAAATGAATTTTCAAACTGATATTTCTGAGTAGTGTATATACTAACAGCTACTTTGATGAGTTTGAGAAATGTTGAGttgattttgcaaataaatttcTTGATTGTAAGATATTGATGGCCTCAATTCAAAATGCCAAAGCTGTATTTATACCAGTTTTGGAATTTTTACATCACTTAAATCATAAAGGTGAGCCGAGATGTGTCTAATTGCAAAATGGCCACTAAATAGTCAAACATGAAAATTGTGTTGTATCATGTGATCAAATTGTGAAACAATGATTGGACATCTCACGGAGAAACAGACAtgtcaaactttcagaaattgtGACTTGACCTTTTGCTAAAAGAAATGTGTGATCAAATTACCAAGAAAATACCAAAAACATCGGCTACTGAAAACTTTGGAGTTTGTAGCTTCTGCATTTTGAAGTGAGGCCATTGATATTCTTGTACACTCCTTTTAAGCAAAATGGCCCCCAAAGTGCTCAGCGTTGTTTATTGTGATCGCTCGTTGGCCATCTTTGTCAATATTCATTTTGTCAACTAGAACTAAAATTAATGTTAGACCAATTTCAACTAAACCGCACATATGAAATTGTAGTCCTTTGTCAAGGTGTTTTAAGAATTGTATAACTTTTTTCTGAAACTTATTTTTGTAATTGACACGTTAAAATCATATATTGAGGAATTTGTTTGAAGgtcatcttttttaaaatggcCGTCGAGCTGATTTTCCCTGGTTATAGtgaaactgttttataaaatcttGGTGAATCACAACTTGTTAAAGATATAATGGGCAGCAAAATGGTGGATTATTTTAAAGGAGTGTTATTTTGCAAACCTATAAACCTTGTATCCATTATGACATTTGGATTAACATGTctgaaattcaaataaaattaaaaccgTTTCCTGTCTGAAACTTGAAGTCCCTGACCTAGGTATTAGCAGTGTTGCTTCAACTTACTTGTGGTTTGCAATCAGACAGCCTTGATCTTAATTACCTAGCTTAATATCTCAACATCTAGTTTGTTATGTGTTTGATGTCATTTAAGGGTATAGAACTCATGAGAGCGATCTAGGGCTGCTGTTGCCCattctatttgaaaaaaaaatatgaattgattatttttgatgattcaataaaaaatgcaaaatagcAATTTCATGACAGTTTTCTATTTTGGATATATTCTTcatgaatgataaacatttttatctttCACTACGGATGAGCCGAAactttgttcttttttcaaCCCCATTTTGTTTCTTTCCTGTAtttccttaaagatgcacttttactcccagataagatttaccacaattaatacaattatttgatataccaaaaatgatgaataattgtcaaaaacaatagttcttataaaggataccgagtttaatttgaaagaaaggtgtagAACACATGGTTTTTTCAGAATTAACTGGCAAGATATTTTTTGGGCTTGCTCATATTCGGAATTTTATATaacagggcttgttaaaaaattttgATCCCAAGCAATAGTTGGCTTGTTCATCTGAGTCTTATTACAATGACTGGTTATAATCTTTTaatcagtaatgaatattttccataaatgcattatttagtatgtagttaaaggtgtatcactcaaaatttatgtttattttcaaccattaccttcaaggtcaaggccatATTTATTAGTCAGTTAAGGGAGCCAATTTTGTGTCCAGTATTACTTAAAGGATTCTTTAAAGTAGCAGGGCACGAATGTCGACCACTAAGAACCCATGGTCCTACTTAAGGGTCAAATATATAGCAATCTTATTTGGTCCACTCCCAACAGCTGGAAGGATTTTAGAATTATTGTTAGCTTAATGGTTCCTGAATGCAATGTTTTTTCTAACCCATAGTATCTGtagaatttatttcattatagtGTTCTATACTTGTGCTTCTAAAGCATTCATTATTTCTAACagtgtaaaatgttaaaggcTGTTAAaggtatatatattattctgttataaatataagtttgtaaaacaaatgatgGTTATACatgaaatcaattttataaatgtaataaaactatgatattaaaaaaaaagttagaAAAAATGTAGTCTTGCACCTTCTCCATTGCACCATAGATATACTGATACTCTTATAAGCTTTATGTACCGAGTACAGAAATTATACAAATCTGGCAGAATTCTTCtacattgaaacaaaagttATATAGTATGGTTGTTGTGGTTGAATTTTAACATACTTTAGAAgaaaactattattttggtTGAAAGGATTTTGCTATAAAGGAGTCAGGGTAATGAGAAGCTTTCAAGAGGTCTAACTCAACttgctatttatttttcatttgtaataaatatatacaaatgaatTCTCCAAGGCCAGCAATGCCTcttgatttatttgaatgaatgaaatttTGGTTATTTTTCTGAATACTGACTGCATTTTTTATGTCAGAGTTTATTTCTTCATTCACTTCTTTTTTGTATGCATATTCTTCTGTAATAATATTGTTGAAACATAACcaaatacaacacatacatattttaatatatttataatatgtgtttaatatatatatatatatatatatatatatatatatatatgctcaaaaactgtaattttgattctattgttataaattgttacaaataaagttaaatttatataattgctGTTATGTTCAGTTTTCTTATCCAATATGGTTGCTAAAGCTCTGTAAAAAGCCAATATTCAAATCTTCCGTTAATTGAAATCCACATGTTTATCATTtgcaaaatttatattgatgctTTTAGTAAAAACTTATAAATCGATCACATAAGTGTCTTTTAGTTCGCTCATCCTCAATTACTTATTACATATCAGCGAATCATTTTGAAGGTTgcttgaatgtttttattggaCTCGCATATTTCAAACGATGGGTTCTTAGCATAAAAATGAGAGCTTCTGGCAGTTTTGTGCACAGGTTAATTTATGAACATCCCTTCTGCAGATACACATTTTTAGGAATAATGGGTCTCCaggaaaaataatcaatatatgaCTTGGGATTCACGAATGAATCATTGCCTTTCTGCTAAAACACCTCCTTTTGCCAACAGTTTTTTTACAGTTAGGGGTACTTTGTATATTATCACTTAGCATAGAAAAAGTGCTATTTACAACCAGTTTTCAGTATAAATTCTTGCTAAGAATAATAcctacaaaaacaaatttatataaatggaatatgaaaactttttgcattttttgcaGTATGAACATGGAAACAATAGAAGAACTATTTTGGGATTTCAAGAAAGTACATCTATGGAATGCTTTAAATGATATGATAAAAGCTTCATCAATGAATATAGGCAGCATTCTTTGGAGCACAAATAAGAACTAAATATGCACTTATATGCAATTTTCCAACCATTTTAATGGAATTCTTCCTTTTCTCCATGAAACACCGAAATGTTATACCATCATTCAATTTCTATTTACAATATCTTGCACCCAGGCAGAGAATTAAATCACAAATAAACAAGATCTCAACAACATTAAGTTCATCAACAACACATTAACAACAtcatattcatttgaataacaAAGACAAATGGTTAAGCCCTTTGGGTGTGTCGCAATAAGCTGCACTGGACAcacttcattaattaaatgtgcataataaacatcttcaaagcatttataaaaacatttgattttactgaaaaaacatgacaaaattacaTTCAGTTCATGCCTGtcaataatgacaataaaattatGGCTTATACATGCACAGATCTGCCCCTAGAATGACAAATCAAGAATCAAAAAGGGGTACATGTGAGTCTATAAATAACACAACGTATCACAGATAACGGGAGAGTAGGTTATTTTGGCAGGGCTGACTTGCTGAGTGAACGTCCTGGGATGAAGTTATCGAAGAAGTCTCTGTCGGAGACATTTTTATCATATCGTGGCGGTAGTTCCCCAAACTTTTCCAGAAAGTCTCTCTTAGCCTGAAAGATAGTATACACCAATATTCAGAGTACTTAGGTCTATATTACTGGGGACGAACTTGTCTTAACAGAATGTTTCAAGTACTGTCCAGTCAGAAGCCTTCTTAGCAAGTCAGCAATTGAGAGTCAGGAATAAAACCATCATCacgatttttttatgtttttatggaTATCCACTCTTTGAACCTCAATCTTTCACAACgttgtttttgaatatatgtAATACTGCTCAAAAAAGCTGACATTTAGCACTATTGGGGATGACTAAAAAGTCTACTAAAGGTTACATGTTTTACCACCTTATTCTTTAACAACTAAACTGTTAAAACTGCTTATAATATCCCAAAATATCAAGTTAAAGCAATAGTGCGAGAAATAGAAACTGTGAGTCGTGGTTGCACTTTTAAACTTGGTATTGTTTTTGGGTATAAAGGTTTTCTAGTATGCTGATACCATAATCCCGCCTTTAAAATGTACTGGTAGATTTTGAACAGTGTTAACCAGACTGACAGATAGGCATGATACTTAGCGCAATTCCGGTAGTTAactctattttcatattataccaattatggccctttattattcgacatacTGGTCAAGATTTGCATGTAAGTGTGCATAATTCAATATCTCTCTCAgtaactacttgatgtattacattgaaacCTGATACAAAGGctcccaaccatccaacctacttataTATTCAAGTTGCATGTAATGCAAATGATGGCTGTTTCTCATTTGACATTAGAAATTCTAGTAACATGCAATGAAAtagtctctgtgacagctctggTTTGTGTAATTGTAGGGAGGGTTTGGGTTTGAACCCCAAGCAAGAAcatttttgtaactttaaagGTCAGCAGCATCTGGGAAACGTAAATGCACAACAACACCCATTATAgtgtatttaaattttgaaaagaaCAACAGCAATATCTATTCAAGAATGCTCAATACATCTATTCATACAATATGTTTGAGGGTTCATAAGCCTAAAGCTACTTACAGCATACATTCTGTCCTTTTCTTTCATCACTCTTCTCCTCTTTGATGCCTGAAATTAAGTAATAAGATTGATTTATTGCAGCAGTAAAGTAGATTGCTGTGGGAGGAACACAAAGACTCTGTTATCTTGTTTGATCTTCACAAGCAAACAGGGGGTATAACTCATTTATAAGCCAGAGTTTTGGCCCTTGTAACACATGTGGGTATTGTCCCTAGCAATGAATACTAGGTTTATATACCTTTTCTCAATGTAAACATTGTACTAGGATTCATATGAATAATTATCTTAAACTGTTTCTGAGCAAAATGTCCAACAAAAAAGTTTTCACACACTTACAGCTATGGCGACAATGACTCTTAGTCTATGACAATTTCGATACATGacaatgttttttaataataatacaaatgcattattGTACGGATAAAACTGCTGAAGATATTGATAAGCTAGGTTGTCTGTAAAAAGAAGTTGTGTTAGCTATcattgacaaaatttaaatcatatttcacggccacttttcaatttcttgaaaatgtATGCAAAGGTGATATTTATATCAGGTTTGATGGTGACAAAACATTGTTGCATTTCCTTTTCCCTCTCAGCATACTTACAGTTCTATAGATGAAGACAGCAAAGATTACATGGAACATGACGAGCAGAAACGCCATGCTGACCATGGACCACTTGTCAAAGTACTGCACCTCCGCCTGGGCCATAAAGTGAGACATGGCCGTCATTGAAGCATTCTGGGCTGCCTGCAGGCCTAGGAAGATCAGGGCTGATATCACATACACATCCTGGAATATACACAGCATTCAACctgatataaacaaattatcCATGACGAGAACAAGGCAAGCATACCTGGTCTATGCTCCCTATTTATCTAATAATGTAGACTAAATCTCTCAGAGTTCCTCCTTCAAAGTTTAACTATCTTTGAGAAATGGAAATTAGCTTAACTTATTTCATCCTCTAAAATGCAAGGCACAATTGTTCCATAATAGTAAGAATTATTTCACAGAATGTTGATCATTTCATTTGAGcctttagtttaaacttattaatttttacaacatttgtgAAGCAAGCTATTGCaactaatatttataaaacactctTGTTGACACAATGTTGCGCCAGAGTGTGgacttgtgttgttggggaaaccggagtacccagagAAAACTAACTTGTctgacttggtgaccacaaaccaaactcacatgcgcctagGGCGGTAATCAAACCTAGATCGCCTAGATGAGAAGCGAGAGCACTAATAACTGTGCTAAATGGACAACCAGCTGTCCAAGCTGTTATTAAACTGTGAGGACATGACATGTTGAGAGCATGGACAGAGGCTCTGACTTCTTTAAGCCAGGAGCTATAGTATTTCTGTACCAGATATGTGAGATAAGAGATGGTGGGCAGGCTCTGTTTCACGACCAGCTTGAAAGCCACTGCAGTCAGGAACAAGGTGATGGTCACTGTCAGTCGGTCTGCTGTCTTGAATTCTATCGAGTATGCCGCAAATGTCAGACTGATGATCAGCAACttccaaaacataaaataaaataaaagtagaaacatttcaattaattatgATCAGATATATGAAGTTCTGAAAAGTATCTAAATTGTTCAATTCCATGAATTTTGAACTTCATAATGTGCATTAAATGTCAGGCTATTAAAATTGTCTTCTGCagaataaaacatcatttttagaTAACATGATCCACATCATGTGATTTTTAGGTTTTGGACATTCCATTGGTTTGATTGGTTTGTTTTTGgtctttcaataaaatgttactaAAGTAATACTGAAAATTTCATGACAATAcctaatgattttttttttgtattttggtatttcaataaaatgatactAACGTAAACTGAAAATTTAGTGACGATAcctaacattttcaaataagacCATGCGTTTTGCATTTTGACTCTAAATTTGACATCGCACacataatataattacaaaagtACACTAGAACCATCACAGGAGTGATATGGGCCGCGAACAATAGCACAATTGAAAGGGTTTCAATCAGAAGGCATACTATTAAGCACTATATAACCAAGAATCTTTCTGTGATAATATGAGGGTTGTTCATAGTTAGTTGACAGGCTTCGCATTTTTGAATATCAGTATCATTTAATGTCATGTTGATCTAACTTTTCAATGAGTTACCTATTTCGGATCTAAACATTTTGCGTTGTCaaattctttaaacaaagtatGCATGATAcaaacttcatttaaaacataacacaacataagattgatatataataacctaaatgcctctagaaacattgtataaaattttaatgCAATCATAAAGTTATAAGAACCAATAACAAtcctttaaaaaagaaaagaagtgTGGACGAAACTATAACACAGagaaattcattatttttggtattttatatttatgattatttcatttgtagtAATTAAGTGCAAAGGATAAAATTGTGCGATGGGGCTcacataatatttcaacaattttccTGCAAACTTATTATTCTTGTGAGCAAAAGCAGACATAAAACACTACCATAATAAAAACTATGTTCCAGATGAAGTATCCCATCTTCCTGGCAACACGACACTGTGCATGAAGTATGGGATGGACGGTGGAGCTGCAGTACTCCACGGTGGTGAAGTCACAGAATGTCTCTATGTGGTTGTACAGGCTCCACTCTGCCTGCCAACAAAAGAACATTGTCTTATAAATAAGAACACgaccatgcatttaaaattcttacaaaattttaatgttaaCTGAAGTATATTAACATTTAAGTCCAAAAAATAGTTCAAGATATTAACTGAAGTGAAAGGTTAGAGTGATCCCCCTAATGAACAGTGACAgggaaatatatcatatttgttcTGTATTGCAATACATTGGCTTATTGATAATATTGCACAACCCTACTGAGCACCTCTTTCTTAAGAATAGTGATTATCATCAAAGTTAAGAATGGCATGTATGGCATATCATCATCGTAAGGTGTACCTGGTCCATAAATGACTTGGTGTTGATGGAGCTGACGGCTGTTTGGTCCTCCACCAGATCCACTTCTGCATCAGACCGCTCAGTTGATATTGAGATGGTCAGGTCCTGTAGGAGAGGAACAGTGCTATTTGTATGGAATGACAATAGTTCAATGATAAGCATTTGTTATACCTACAATCAAATCTCAAATCTCCATTTGTTACCTAGGGGAAGACACAACAAGTTTGTCAATTTTTCACAGGGTTTCTAAtagctgataattgtcaatcccGCAAAAAAATAGCTATGGTTTTGGGGGCTAAAAGCCCCTGTGGACGGCCAAGGGAAATAAAGGTGAACCCCTCTTTCcagcaaaaaataatttcacaattCGCCACTTATCCCAATATCCTATCCCCAACCCCCTGAAAATCTCATCATATTTACATCTATCTCAAGTGTTCCTAGAGCCTCTAAATCCAGAATTTTAGAACCCCTGCAAAGGCttggagatttttttttattaaaaagcgCTTGtttcccccattgtgtggttgTAGCTGAGAattaatcaatgatggacatgatatttgtacttttggactgaAGACAAACCAacaaaggggtcatcttctacTGGTCCAAGTGTTCTccagttattgagcagaaacaaaGTGTGATGCACAGACTGGTGAccaacaaatcatttttcacctgaaggtcactGTAACTTTGACCTATTaccatcaaaatcaatatatgtCATCTACTAATCATGACCAactaagtatgaagttcctgggcccaAGCATTCTTAAGTTATTAAGTGGAAACCGTTCTTATCTTCAATATtacattgacctttgacttactgaTCTCATAATcaaaaaggggtcatctactaacaGGCaaaccaagaatgaagttccttgGTGCAAACATTTGGTAGTAATTGTCAGATTTACATTCATATTTGGCTCATTGATTGTAAATCCCTTTTGATACTTTTGAAACaccaacagtttttttttttaatacatctCCATTATGAAAGAAATTGATAACAAAACTCTTTTATTAGGcctaatatattttagaaatagcCAATGGACTGTCATTCATGATTCAATACAAAAGTGTATACTACTTTACAGGACTCTctatcaataaaaacaaattctttAAAGCAGGTGCGATCTAAACTTAACTATTAATCAGGACCAACCTGAACGTCGACTGGAAAGTGTTCCAACTCAAGATTTTCCTTGAAGAATCCCTTAAACCTCCATAACTGAACGACTAGTGGATATCTGTAGCCTGGCTCATTGTAGCGAATGTCATAAGTCTTCCTGTTCAGCACAAACGCTCCATCTATGTTCATCACAATCAGTTTCGGATCCCAGGGTATCATTTTATCAAGTCCTTCTTTATTCTGAAAACAGGCAAATGATTGTTGAATAACTACACATCAGTTTTTTAAAACTCAAGCATCCTAGCTTTTTTTACTGTGTATTCTATtaatccatgttttatttaacctTTCGCTCTTAAAAAACCTCCACAAGCCATGCACTGATTGAAACAAGGtatccaaattttattttcaatagcaGGGCTTGTCAGTGTTTGTTTGATAAAGAATGTGacaatttgtgtttgttgatCCAAAAGCCTAATTCAGGAACCTGTTACCACACAATGAGGATAGAATACCTTCTGTGTGTCTCCCATGTAGTTTTGTTCAAGTATGGGTTCCTGCCACTTGGCCTGCACAAAAATCTCAGCCTCAAACTGCTGGTCGATGGTGTCAATGTCTGTGATCTTCAGGAATGTGCACTTAATCTCTACAGTCACCTAAAACagagaatacatgtacatatcttAAAATCACTGCCAGTAGGTAGAGTGACCTTAAGCTTTGACCTTCATATTATTGGTTTTTCAAGTGACACAATATCAAGCAATGgtatttgtaacattatttttcaaaaccttcTTATGCATGGCCAAACAGGCCTAGACAAaccaaaatacaacaatttcTGACAAATGACCCTTAAATGAAACCTTGGCCTTTGACCTGCCAAGATATGCCTTGCCTTGGTCTTGTACTCAACACAGCTCCTTTTCATGGAGAATATTTGTGCCAAGCCACTCTAAAATCCCTCTATGCATGGGAGATTGACAGCCCAATCAAGAAGAACAAGGCATGTTGACCTATGACTTAAACATGGTCTTGACCTTTAATGTACAGACCTACAGTAAGTCTTGTACATGGCCAACCATATTTTCAAGCAGAACATTTGTGCCTTATTCTTTCAAGATCCCTCTATGCATCGCAAAGTCACAGCCTGAACATAAATTGTTGACAACGCCTGCCCACCTTCAGCTGACATACCCAAATCTAATAACCAATAAAACCCTGATTGAAAATTGATGATTAAAGGCATCTACTCATAGATATAAAAGGCTTGAAGGTTGAAGCAGGTGTTTCTTATTTTATACAGGTATATCTTATcaatatacaaacaaatcacACTAAAAAACATTCCAGCAtcccaaaaaacaacaattaattgTTTCTCTGAAAATCAGCTTTGTTACCTTATCAGATCTCTTTGAGTCTGGAATGATAAGATCTCCATCATCAGAGACAGGGTTTCTCGCTGACGACCGGGACAGTGAATCCatggtttccatggcaacctGCATCACCTCCGAGTTCCTTTCTATACACCCCATCAATTGACCCATCATGTCTAAgtgatatataaaatgttttcaaataaaataatgtgctCATTATCGAACAAATTGTATGTGTAAATGCTCAACAGTTACTGCTGTCATAACATGATAAAGCCATGTGACAAACATGATGCAAAATTTAAACAGCTTGGGATGAACATTTACTTATTGTCTATAGGACTCTTCAGTCAGCCCAATTTCTAAACCGTATCAAACAATACTGCATTAAAGTACATTtgattttataactttatttaagtACCGTAAATACATTTGCAAAGATTACTACCAAACGGCTGGATACAGGTGAAATCCTCTCTCCGATGAGGAAAAACCAAAGACCATGCTACATGTACAGGTTATCAAACAGTTGTTATTAGAACTGgacaaaatagataaataacaAGCTTGTTGGGTTCATTGGCATGGAAATCTCCTTATGTTCAAAGTGGACActacttatattaaaatacctGTCAACAAACTGAAGGTTTGTCCATCGGCTGGTTGACGAATAGCTTTTTCTGTTTCTACAGGTGCCTCAATTACTATGTCTTCATTCTGTATATCTTCCATTTTTGGCATCAACAGGTTGCCATCAGGTGTTCTCTGGTCTGTGTCTATGGTAGTTATCTGACTCGGATGCACATATACAGTACTGTTAAAAAGACAAGCAAAGATGACTATGTTGTTCAATTCCATGCCAATGgcaaaactatttgttttactttgtattTTGAAATCCAAAGGAGAGCCAAATAAGGTCTGCATAGGGGTATCCAATAGTCCAAAAAAGTGTAggtttttacgatttttgatattgcagattggaagaatcccatataacacgtcaAGATTAATTAGACTAGGGTATCAATgagtttaacaaaaaaaaaaattctaagtattttatttgtgttcaaAGCCAAGGCCAATATCACAGACACCAGAATGTATGACCACATGTTATATAAGTTCCCATGACATGATAAACAGCCCAAAAAAGTGAACTTGATGATACATTCTGGTGTCTATGGCCCAAATCACAAAATCATCAGACAATGtggaattcaattatttttatttcgtttataaCATGACCACACGTATTTACTTAAtattatgttcattcttatcaTGAAGTAACAGTGTATTAAACAAGAAAATGCTTTTAACCTTTTTAGAACATGGTAATTGTATGATTCTTCAGATTCGCTTTCGGTACGTTCGCTTTCAGCGTCATACATGGttgtcggccattttgttgcagACGAGCGAAATCACGTGAAATTTCATAAGGGAAGCAACTGTTCAATATATTCGGCTAGACTCTAACAACTTTTCGATAGCATACATGGATTACAAGTGTGTTACCACAGGTACActtattttagcaaaaaatgttcaatgttcTCCATTTGACTAGATTTGAGACTTGTAGCGTATTTTATTTGCTTAAGCAACCACAATTATactatttaaaagtttaagaaAGTAAGTTGGGTAATTGAAATCTGTGAGCAATAA
The Mya arenaria isolate MELC-2E11 chromosome 12, ASM2691426v1 DNA segment above includes these coding regions:
- the LOC128210447 gene encoding gamma-aminobutyric acid receptor subunit beta-like, yielding MEDIQNEDIVIEAPVETEKAIRQPADGQTFSLLTDMMGQLMGCIERNSEVMQVAMETMDSLSRSSARNPVSDDGDLIIPDSKRSDKVTVEIKCTFLKITDIDTIDQQFEAEIFVQAKWQEPILEQNYMGDTQKNKEGLDKMIPWDPKLIVMNIDGAFVLNRKTYDIRYNEPGYRYPLVVQLWRFKGFFKENLELEHFPVDVQDLTISISTERSDAEVDLVEDQTAVSSINTKSFMDQAEWSLYNHIETFCDFTTVEYCSSTVHPILHAQCRVARKMGYFIWNIVFIMLLIISLTFAAYSIEFKTADRLTVTITLFLTAVAFKLVVKQSLPTISYLTYLDVYVISALIFLGLQAAQNASMTAMSHFMAQAEVQYFDKWSMVSMAFLLVMFHVIFAVFIYRTASKRRRVMKEKDRMYAAKRDFLEKFGELPPRYDKNVSDRDFFDNFIPGRSLSKSALPK